A region of the Gallaecimonas mangrovi genome:
TCAAAGGCATCAACCCCGGCCATGGAGGCAAAGGTTTTTACGTCCGTTTCCCGGGTTTGCTTGAGCATAAAGGTTTTAAGCGGCTTTTGTGCCACCACCAGCGCTTGCTGAAAGGTCATCTGATCTTTGGAATAGGGCTGCACGGCATTGTTGTAAATCTGGTCAAACACCGGGCTCATCACAAAAAAGGTCATGAACAGGGAAATGCCCATAATCACTTGGTTAGAAGGCACCTGCTGCAAACCCAGCGCTTGGCGCAGTATCCCCAGCACCACCACAATGCGAGTAAAGGCGGTCATCATCATCAAGATGGCGGGAATAAAGGTCAGCAGTGTCATCAGCAGCAATACTTGCAACGTGACACTGTATTCCTGGCCGCCATTGGCGGTGTTGGTGACAGTTACCGCCGGCAAGGAGCCGTCAGGTAAAATGGGATTGGCAAAAGAGACTATTGGCAGCAGCAGCAGTCCCCAGAGAAACCAGCGTTTCACTCGCTCTCCTTGTTAACCGGGGTATCGAGGGCCTTGATGAGGCGAATGTCATTACCACTGACCGAAATCAGCATCTGTTCTTCGCCCACTTCCACCAGCAACAACCTGGCACGCGCCCCCAGTTGGGTTTGTGCCACCACTTTAATGGGGCCGGCTTTAAATTGCGGCATATGACGGCGGGCAAAATAAAGCACCGCAATGAGCAGTGCTACAACGCCCAGCAGCGACATAACCAAGGTACCGAGCTTATCGGTGGGGGTTGTCATTGGGCTTTTATCGGCCGCCAAGGTGGCGGCACTGTACAACCAACTGATCATTTGAGCTTTTTGATCCTTTCTTGCTGGCTGATAACGTCGGTGAGGCGGATACCAAACTTGTCGTTCACCACCACCACCTCGCCATGGGCGATAAGGGTACCGTTTACCAGCACATCCAGCGGTTCACCTGCCACCCGGTCCAGCTCTACCACCGAACCTTGGTTTAATTGCAGCAAGTTACGAATACTGATCTTAGAGCGGCCAACTTCCATGGAAATGGTAACCGGGATATCCAAAATGGTATCCAGGCGGCGCTTTTCTTCGGCAGTTAGCTCGGGGCCGGCATCATCATCGCCACTGAACTCTTCCAGTTCAACCGATTCCGGTTCCTCTTGCTCGGACATGGCTGCAGCCCATTCGTCAGCCAGTTTCTGTTCGTCATCAGAGACCATCGATATCCCCTTCCCAATCGGTTGCTAACTCTTCCAGCCCGGAGATGTTGTCGATACGCACCCCACGGCGAGTAATATTTTGCATCTCGGCCTTGGCCGAGCGCGGTCGTTTCATTTTTTCGGTGATTTTCAGTGCCACTTGGTCGCCACTGCGGCCCATCTGTGCCCTGAAGGTGGGTAAGTCTTCCACAAACACCGTTAAATTCTCAGGCATTTCCACCGGGATAACATCGCCCGCTTTTAACTGCATCATTTTGCGCAGCGTCATGTCGGTTTCCAGCAGCTTGGCGCGAATGCCGACCGGCACGTCCATCAACTCATCGCGCAGTGCTTTTGACCAGCGGTGGTCGGTGTCTTCTTTGTCAGACTGCACACCGGCGTCCAACAATTCACGGATGGGTTCGAGCATTGAATACGGCATGGCAATATGAAAATCACCGCCGCCCCCTTCAAGTTCAATGTGAAACGACGACACCACTATCACCTCGGTGGGCGAAACAATGTTGGCCATCGACGGATTCACTTCCGAGTCTAAATACTCAAAGGCCACATCCATTACCGGCGCCCAGGCTTCGGTGTAATCTTCGAACACCAGCTTTAACAGCATCTGGATGATACGCCTTTCGGTAGGGGTAAATTCCCGGCCCTCAATACGGGCATGGAAACGGCCATCACCACCGAAAAAGTTATCCACCAGAATAAAAACCAGCCGCGCTTCAAGCGTAATAAGGGCGGTGCCCTTAAGCGGCCTGAAACGCACCATGTTGAGGCTGGTGGGTACAAATAGGGTATGGACGTACTCACCAAACTTCATGGTTTGTACGCCATTAATGGAGACCTCCGCCGGGTGGCGCATCATGTTAAACAAGCTGATGCGCATGTGGCGGGCAAAACGCTCATTAACGATCTCCAGGGTCGGCATCCGGCCCCGGACAATACGGTCCTGAGAGGAAAAGTCGTACTGCTGAACCGGTTCACCCGAGCCCGCACCGCCTTCCTCTTCAACCTCGTCAACCCCGTGTAAGAGGGCGTCGATTTCGTCCTGCGATAAGAGATCGCTCACCAAGCCTCCTTTACTGCATTACAAATCCGGTGATAAGCACCCGCTCAACCACCGGTTTGCCTGCCACTTTCGTCAGGGCGTCGCGCACCGCTTCTTGGGAAGTGGTACGCAAACTCTCCCTGCCCTGACTGGTTGCCAACTGCTCTTCAGTGAATTGACTGAAGGTTTGCAGCAAGACACTTTCAATCAAGGGTAAATTTTTCTTGGCCAAATCTTCGTCTGTGGCCCCGCGCACCATCACTTGCGCGTTGATTTGCACCACCCGCGAACCGCGGTTGCCTGGCACATTAAAGGTAAAGGGGTTAGGCAGCGCTACATAAAGCGCTTCTTCACCCGGTTTCGGTGCTGCGCCTTTCTCACCGTCTTTACCGTCGGTTTGTTCGGTTTTAGCGCCATCGGCCGCCTTGTCTTTGTCGCCCGACATCAAGAACCAGGCCACACCACCACCAATAATCAGTAACAGCACCACCGCCGCCACAATAATGATGACGAGCTTTTTCTTGCTACCACCTTTTTCAACAGGTTCTAGTTGTAATTCGTCAGCCATGGTTCTCTATCCGATTTTATCCTTCCCCTACTTTACCTTAGCTATTGGCTCAGGCGTAGGCATCAACAAGCCCATCAGGGGTCAGGGTATAACGATAGGGCAAGCTTTCATCAACTTCACCCTCATCACCCGTCCAGAAACCACCGTTGTTCTGGCCCTGCCACTGTCCCTGGCGACCATCACCGCCATTATTGTTATTGGCTTGGTCGCGAACCTGACCGTCCGCCAAGTTAAAGCCCTGGCCTGCCATCATGTCTTTTAGCTTAGGCATGGCATCTTGTAACCACTCGCGAGTTTGGGCATGGCTGGCCTGGAATTGGACCTGGGCATCATGGTGATGCACCTGCACGCGGATCATCAAGCTCCCCAGCTCTGGTGGGTCCAGTTGAATGTGGGCGTGCTTGAGGTTTTTTGACAGCATCATGCCAATTTTGTCGGTTAACGCATCGGCAAAACGGTTTTGGGCAATCAGTTGGCTCTTATCAGCATTGGCTTGCTGGCTGGTATCTTTAGGGCCGTCCAGAGGCGATGGCGCATTTTGCATCGGCTGGTTGTTGCCGTTATTGCCAGTTGCTGCCGAGTTATCCGGTTGCTGGCCGGCCAGGGCTTCAATGCCATGGGCGTGCTGCGGCTGGGCCGCGGCTATTTTACTGACATCACCAGGGTGGGCACTACCGGCAACAACAGGCGCCAGGCCTTTATGGTCTTGGCCAGCGGCTTTGCCATCAAGCCCGGCCAATAGGCTACTCAGGTCACCTACTTTGGCGTCTTTTTTCTTATCTGCTTTATCGGTTTTACCATCAACATCGCTGACGGCGTTTGCGTCATCTTGATCTTGATTGGCAGCTTTCGCCGCGCGGCCTTGCAGTAAGGCAGTCATTGCTTGGCTGCTTTTCGCGCTCGATTCGGCTTTGTCTTTATCCGCCGCGGTTTTCGCTTTTAAACCGCTTAAGAGTGCCTCGCCTTGCGGCGTTTTGCTGTCTTGCTCATCCGCTAACTGGGCACTGGCGGCAGCCTTGGCTTTATCGTCGGCCGCTTTCACTTCCACCCAATTACCGGCAGCGTCTTTGATAAAAAGCGGTTTGTCGTCACTTTGTGCCAATTTTTTGGCATCTTTGTCGCCGTCGCCATCCGCCTTACCTTTCAAGGCTTTGCCGTCACCGTCTAGTGATGCGTCTTTGTCGTCATCACCTTTAGCGTCAGCATCGCCTTTACCAGCACCTTTAACCAGGGCCTGTAATACGGCGGCTTTACCAGAATGCGGTGAAGCTGAATGTGCAAGCATCTCGTCACCGTCTTTGTCGCTGGTCTTTTTATCGTCGTTAAGCTGAGTTTGGGCAAAAGCCACTAAGTTAATGAGCGCATCCCCGTCCTCGCCCTTTTTCTTAGCGTGCTCACCTTTGCCGTCTTTGTCTTTAGCGTGGGTTTTGCTGTCGTGCTTGGCCTTGGCTTCTTGTAGGCCATGCTCCGACTTTTCCCCTTTTACCGGTGTTTTTTCACTCTGCGCAGCATCTTTGGCTTTGTCTGCTGCCTTGGCTTTATCGCCAGCATCGGCTTTGTCAGCAGCATCGGCTTTGTCATGGTCGCTTTTGGCCTGCTCAGCCTTTTTACGTTGCTGATGGGCTTGCTGAGCTTCGGCTGCCTTTTCATGGCGTGCAGCCGGCACCGATTTGCCGCCGTTGTCCATCGCCTTACCAAAGAGGTTGGCAAAATGATCATTGCCTTTTTCTTTTGTTTTCGAGCTGTTATCGGCAGCTGCATTGTGTTGAGTGAGCGCTGAGACTTGCATAGGACGGTCCAATACCAATCAGATGGTTAAGACTATGCAATTGGCGTTCCAACCTTACGGTTCACCAAGTCATCCAATTCCCGCTGCTCGCGGCGCTGCGCCTGTAGATTGGCTTCTTGCTGTTTGCGCTCCAGCAATAGCGCAATGGCTTTGGTTTCTTGGCGGGCGATACGCCAGTCATTTTCGCGGCTGGCAACCGCTTGCTGGTGTTGCACCAACTGCCCTTGCAGATCGTCAAGGCCACTATCTAAACGGGCAACAAAGTTTTGGTAGTGCACCATGTTCACCGCATTAAGGCCGCTACCGGCTTTTTGTTGCATTTCACGCAGGTAGTCGTTGCGATAACGCTGCAAGGTATTGATTTTGCCTTGCAATGCCGCCAAGGCTTCACGGGCTTGCGCCAATTGCGCCAGGGCTTTGTCTTCGGTGTCTTTACGCTGATCGAACACCAGCTCTAATGATTTACTCATGCACCCTCCCCGGCGGCTTTAGCCAACAATTCCAAGGCTTGCAGGCATTCGTCATAAGGACAAACTTCCTGCATGGCCTGGCGTAAAAATAAATTCATCGGATCGCGCAGCCGAATGGCGGTATCGACTTTGGGGTCGGAACCCTGGCGGTAAGCACCCACCTGGATCAGATCCCGCGACTGCTCGTAAGCTGAAAATAGCGCTTTTACCCGGCGCGCCTGCAGTTGATGCTCTTCAGTGGTGACCTGCGGCATCACCCGAGAAACCGAAGCACCAATATCAATGGCCGGATAATGGCCGCTATCGGCCAGGGCCCGTGACAGCACAATGTGGCCATCTAAAATGGCACGGGCGGCATCCGCCACCGGATCTTGCAGGTCATCACCTTCAGAAAGCACGGTAAAAAAGGCCGTAATACCGCCCTGGCCGTCGCCACCGTTACCTGCCCGTTCAACCAACCCGGGCAACCTGGCAAACACCGACGGCGGATAGCCTTTGGTCGCAGGCGGTTCACCCACCGCCAAGGCGATTTCCCGCTGCGCCTGGGCGTAGCGGGTTAATGAGTCAACCAACAGCAGCACATTAAGGCCCTGGTCGCGAAAATACTCGGCAAAGGTTAAGGCCGTTTCGCAGGCTTTTAGCCGCATTAATGGGCTGGTATCGGCGGGGGCGGCCACCACTACTGCCCGGCGGCGCCCCTCAACACCTAAAATTTCGTCAATAAATTCACGGACCTCACGGCCCCGCTCCCCCACCAGGCCCACCACTATCACATCTGCGCTGGTGCCACGGGTCATCATGCCCAGCAGCACTGACTTACCAACCCGGAGCCGGCGAAAAGGCCCATCCGCTGGCCTTGGCCAACGGTCAAAATGGTATTAATGGCCCGAACCCCCACATCAAGGGGTTGACGAATGGGGCGGCGCGTAAGCGGGTTCAAAGGCCGGCCCTTAAAGCCAACACGGTTTTCAGCCCGCACCGGGCCTTGGCCATCAAGGGGGCGGCCTAGGCCGTCTACCACCCGGCCAAGCAGGCTCATGCCCACCGGCAAGGTGGCGGAAACGCCAAGGGGGGTGACCCGAGCACCGGGCAGAATGCCCGACACATCTTGGTTAGGCATTAAATAGAGGGTGTTGTTACCAAAGCCCACCACTTCGGCCTCAACATCTTGGCTGTGGCCTTCAATGCGGCAAAGGGAGCCAATGGGTGCGCGGCACCCCTGGGCTTCAAGGGCTAAGCCAACCACCCGTACCAAACGCCCAGCGACGCTGGGTTTTGGCACCTGCATTAGCCGTTGGTAACGGCTTAGGCTGTCAGCCAAGTGCCGACGTTCAATCTCCTTCACGGCTCAGCCCTGCCTCGGTCAGTAGCCCTTGGCACAAAATACGCAGCCGTTCTTGCAAGTCGACCTCTACCAAGGATTGGCCAGCGTCAATACGGCATTGGCCATGGCGAAGGGTTGGCTCTTCGCGAATTTTCCAGCGCCGGTCTTTGAGGTCTTCCTCGCTGTATTGCTGATGCAGCAAGCGCGCATCGGTAGGTGCCACTTCGATGGTAATGGCGGTGTCGTCATCAGACAGCGCTTCGATACCTTGGCGGATCATGTGGTGGATAATATCTTGGTCGGTTTTCAATTCATGGCCCAGCACCGCTTGCATGCCAGCCACCAGCAAGCTAACCAGCTGTCCTTCAAGACGCTGGTCGCGGTCATCAAGGGGTTTAACCAATTGGTCGGCCATGGCTTGCCAGTGGTTTACCGCATCGGCAATTTGTTGTTGCCCGGCTTGCAGGCCGTCTTGCAAGCCTTGCTGGTAGCCCCGCTCCTGGCCTTGCTGATGACCTTGGGCAAAACCTTCTTCATGGCCTTCTTTTAAGCCCTGCTCGCGGCCTTCGGCAAAACCTTCGTCTACCGCGTCGGCACGCAGTCCTTCCAGTTCGCTGATGCTCAGCCCTTGCGGCCGACTTGGCGCGGTTTCTGGCTCAGCGTCCTGGCCCTGCTTACGCCTGTGAATATGCAGCGCCTTGGACACTTCGTCCTGCGAGGGCGGAGTAAAGTCGTCGCCTTCCCAACGCTGAATATCGTCGCTCACGTCGTTCACCTAATCAGAGGAATTCATCGGCACCGCCGCCACCCAAGGAGATCTCACCTGCATCCGACAAGCGTCTGGCAATGCTCAAGATCTCTTTCTGGGCCACTTCCACATCCGACAAGCGAATGGGGCCCATGGCTTCGAGGTCGTCGCGCATCAGATCGGCGGCCCGTTTCGACATGTTCTTGAACATCTTTTCACGCAGGCCGTCATCGGCGCCTTTAAGGGCTTTAATCAAGGTGTCTTGCTGAATGTCACGCAGCAGCGTCTGAATGGCCCTGTCGTCCACGTCGGCCAGGTTTTCAAAAACAAACATCAAGTCTTGAATTTGTTGGCTCAGCTCTTCGTCGGCTTCGCGGATACCTTCCATCAACTGGTTTTCGACGGCGGTATCGAGGTAGTTCATGATGTTGGCAGCGGCTTTCAAGCCGCCCATCTTCGCCGCTTGCGCGCCACTTTGGCCAGCAAACTGCTTTTCCATAATTTCGTTAAGTTCTTGCAGCGCCGCCGGTTGCACCTCTTCGAGGTTGGCAATACGCATTAAAAGGTCTAAGCGGTCACGCTCAACAAACTGCGACAAAATCTCGGCGCTTTGGTCCGGGTCGAGATACGACAGTACGATGGTCTGAATTTGCGGGTGCTCGTTTTGAATGATGCTGGCCACTTGGCGCGCATCCATCCATTTCAGCGATTCCAGGCCCTTGGCATTGCCACCGAGAATAATTTTGTCGATAAGCGCGCCGGCTTTGTCTTCACCCAAGGCATGGTTCAAGGCTTTACGGATAAAGTCTTCGGAGTCAAAACCAATGGACGAATACTGCTGGATGTCCTCAATAAATTGTTTGTGGACCGCCATCACCTTGTCTTGGCTGAAGTCTTCCATCGACGCCATCATCATGCCCACTTTCTGCACCTGCTTAGGCTCTAGGTGGCGCAAAATAGAGGCGGCATCTTCCTCGGTGAGGCTCAGCAGCAAAATGGCCGTTTTTTCAATGCCATTGAGTTTGCTGACATCAAAGGTCTTTTTCTCTGCGACTTCATTTGCCATCGTCTGTTAACCACCCTTTGACCACCTGAGCCGACAGCTCGGGTTCGTTCGCCACCAAGGCACGAATTGCTTTGAGCACTTCTTCGTCTTTACGAAGGTCAGGCAACTGTACACCACCTACCATGGTAATACCCGGCGCCAAGGCATCTTCACCGTCCATACCGGAGAAGCTTTCTAACGCGTCGCCGCCGCCACCCATTCCCATGTCACCAGCCAGCGCCAGGTCAGTATCTTGGGCGTTGCCACCCAGCAGGCGTTTCAGAAGCGGCCTTACCACCACGAAAATCAGCACGATAATGATAAGGGCACCGGCCAGCACTTTCGCTAAACGGGCGAACCAGCCGGTTTGGTAGAACGGAATGGGCTCATCAAGGCCTGTATCCGGGCGCGCAAAGGGCACCGACAATACTTCCAGGCTGTCACCACGGGTTGGGTCTAAGCCCAGGCCCGCCATCAACAGCTTTTTAATGCTCGCCAATTCGTCGGCACTGCGTGGCACTTCGGTCACTTTGCCGTCGGCGCCCACTTGTTTCTTGTAGTCCACCGCTACCGATACCGTCATCCGGTCAATGGTGCCCACTTGTTGGCGGGTATGACTGATGGTGGTATCCAATTCATAGTTTTTGGTGCTTTCAGAGCGGCTAGAGCCTGGCGTTTGTACGGTATTAGCCTTGGTATTGGTGGCATCTTCCGGGATCTGTGAATCCACTGGTGGCTGGTTAGACAGCGCACCGGGCACGCCGCCAGCGGTACTGCCGCCACGGTTTTCTTTAACGTCCATTTCTGAACGCACCGCCGGCTGGTCAGGGTTGTAGCGTTTTTGGGTTTGTTCGACGGCAGTAAAGTTCATGGACACGTCCACCTGAGCGGTATAGTTGTCCAGGCCCACTACCGGGATCATGATGGAATCAACCTTGTCCATGTACTGCTTCTCGCGAGCGGTTTCCAGCTCTAATTCCTTGCGAGATTCTGCGGCCATGGCATTTTGGCTGCCGGAGTTGAGCAGACGGCCATTTTGGTCGGTTACCGTAACCTTATCCGGGCTCAAACCGTGCACGGCAGAGGCCACCATATCAACGATGGAATCCACTTCTTCTTGCTTTAAGGTCAAGCCATTACTCAGCGCCAGCACCACGGTAGCCGAGGGCTTTTGACGCTCACGCAAGAACACCGACTCTTTGGGAATGGCCAGCAGCACCCGCGCTCTTTTCACCGCTCTTAATTGCTCAATGGCGCTGGCGAGTTGTTTTTCTCGGCTGAACTTCAGGCGCTCTTGTTCCAGGCGTTGGCTAACACCAAAGCCCATATCTTTCATCAAGATATCGTCGCCGTTGTCGCTTTCTTGGTTGCTGCTCAAACCGGCACGGGTCATGGCCAGTTTGATTTTTTGATAGTCGCCATCAGGCACCGATACGGTGTTACCTTCGACTTTGTAGGTGAATTTGTGTTGGTCGAGAAAATCGAGGGTAGAAACCAGTTGGTCGGTTTCCATACGGCCAAGGGGACGATAATCAGGCTCTTTGGCCCACAGGAACACCAGTACCACCAGTGCCAGACCAATAGCCAAACCCAAAATCAAGCTGACTTGACGCAACATATCGGCATTGCCGAGGTTGGACATCAAGCTAAAGCTTTGCTCGCCAGTATCGCTACCGCCGCCCACAGTGTTGTTACTGCTGGTGTTTTCAACTGCTTCTGCAGGCACCGGCGCCGCGGCATTGCCGACGGTGGCCAGTTGGGTGTTCTCGTCCGCCACGTACTACTCCTTACACCGGCATGTTCATCACATCCTGGTACGCTTGAATCAACTTGTTGCGTACCTGGATGGTGGCTTGGAAAGCGATGCCTGATTTTTGACTGGCGATCATGGCATCAGCAATAGACACCTTGGGGTCACCCATTTCAACGGCGGTTTGTTTCGCCGAGGCATCTTGCTGGAGACCGTTAACCTTGTCCAGTGCCTGAGTAAAGAGGTTAGCAAAGTCACTTTGTACCGAGCGCGGCGCTTGGCTTTGGCCCAAGCTGGCCACGCTGTCGGTATTTTGTGTTTCCAAGCTGGCACGAGGGCCTTGCGCTTGGTTAATAAGTGACTGCATCTGTTGCAGCAAGGCTGAGTTTTCACCACCGATCTTCATGTCATTATTCCGTCGTTAGTGACTGTGACAAACACCTTCTTGCAAGTGGCAGGCCAAGTTTTATGCAGGGATGCTGATCCCCGCATCACGCAGCCTGGCGAGCTTATAACGCAAGGTTCTGGGGCTAATACCAAGCTTCTCGGCAACCGCCTGACGCGAGCCATTACAGGCTTCCAAGGTATCAATAATGATCTGCGCTTCCTGCGCCTTAAGCTCACCGGATAAACCGTCGGTGTTCGGCAGTTCAAGCTCGGCATCCGGGGCGGATTCGATATACAAGTGCTCGGGCTCGATCACCAAGCCGTCGCTTAAAATCAGCGCCCGCTGCATCACGTTATCAAGCTCACGCACATTACCCGGCCAGTTATGGCGCTTAAGCTGCTCAGCAGACGCTGCAGACAGCTCTGGCACCAGGCCACGGCAGTGACGGCCAAGCAGATGCGCCGCCAAGGGCACAATGTCATCGGGCCGGTCTTTAAGAGCAGGCCAGGTCAGCGGGAACACATTCAGGCGGTAATATAAATCTTCACGAAAACGCCCTTCGGCCACCGCTTCTTTAAGATCGCGGTTGGAAGTGGCCAGTACCCGCACATCCAAGGAAATGGTTTTACGGCCTCCTAAGCGCTCGACTTCCCGCTCTTGCAGTACCCGCAGCAATTTCGCCTGCAGGCCCAAGTCCATCTCGGTAATTTCATCAAGCAGCAAGGTGCCGCCGTTGGCTTGCTCAAATTTCCCGGGGCAAGCTTGAATGGCACCGGTAAAGGCGCCCTTTTCATAACCAAACAAGGTTGCTTCAAGCATGTTGTCGGGGATGGCCGCGCAGTTAATGGCGACAAAAGGATTGGCAGCGCGCTCGGAATGCTGGTGCACGTAGCGCGCCAGCACTTCTTTACCGGAGCCACTTGGGCCCAGCACCATCACGGTGGCATCGGTTTTGGCAACTTTGTCGGCCAGTTTTAACAGCGCCAGACTTTTGGCATCTGCCACCACCGGGCCCTTGTCGTCATCGGGCTCGCTAAGGGCGTAGCGGCTAACCATGTTAATCAGCACTTCTGGCGCAAACGGCTTGGCCATGTAATCAATGGCGCCAAGCTTCATGGCTTCAACGGCATCGTTTACCTTGGCATGGGCGGTCATCAGCAGCACCGGCAACTCTGGGTAGGTTTTGCGCACCGAACGCAATAGCGCCATG
Encoded here:
- the fliL gene encoding flagellar basal body-associated protein FliL — protein: MADELQLEPVEKGGSKKKLVIIIVAAVVLLLIIGGGVAWFLMSGDKDKAADGAKTEQTDGKDGEKGAAPKPGEEALYVALPNPFTFNVPGNRGSRVVQINAQVMVRGATDEDLAKKNLPLIESVLLQTFSQFTEEQLATSQGRESLRTTSQEAVRDALTKVAGKPVVERVLITGFVMQ
- a CDS encoding flagellar assembly protein FliH, whose product is MSDDIQRWEGDDFTPPSQDEVSKALHIHRRKQGQDAEPETAPSRPQGLSISELEGLRADAVDEGFAEGREQGLKEGHEEGFAQGHQQGQERGYQQGLQDGLQAGQQQIADAVNHWQAMADQLVKPLDDRDQRLEGQLVSLLVAGMQAVLGHELKTDQDIIHHMIRQGIEALSDDDTAITIEVAPTDARLLHQQYSEEDLKDRRWKIREEPTLRHGQCRIDAGQSLVEVDLQERLRILCQGLLTEAGLSREGD
- the fliP gene encoding flagellar type III secretion system pore protein FliP (The bacterial flagellar biogenesis protein FliP forms a type III secretion system (T3SS)-type pore required for flagellar assembly.), whose translation is MKRWFLWGLLLLPIVSFANPILPDGSLPAVTVTNTANGGQEYSVTLQVLLLMTLLTFIPAILMMMTAFTRIVVVLGILRQALGLQQVPSNQVIMGISLFMTFFVMSPVFDQIYNNAVQPYSKDQMTFQQALVVAQKPLKTFMLKQTRETDVKTFASMAGVDAFDTPQDVPMRILIPAFVTSELKTAFQIGFMLFIPFLIIDLVVASVLMAMGMMMLSPMIVSLPFKLMLFVLVDGWNLILGTLARSFA
- the fliE gene encoding flagellar hook-basal body complex protein FliE; translated protein: MKIGGENSALLQQMQSLINQAQGPRASLETQNTDSVASLGQSQAPRSVQSDFANLFTQALDKVNGLQQDASAKQTAVEMGDPKVSIADAMIASQKSGIAFQATIQVRNKLIQAYQDVMNMPV
- a CDS encoding FliO/MopB family protein, which produces MISWLYSAATLAADKSPMTTPTDKLGTLVMSLLGVVALLIAVLYFARRHMPQFKAGPIKVVAQTQLGARARLLLVEVGEEQMLISVSGNDIRLIKALDTPVNKESE
- the fliF gene encoding flagellar basal-body MS-ring/collar protein FliF, translating into MADENTQLATVGNAAAPVPAEAVENTSSNNTVGGGSDTGEQSFSLMSNLGNADMLRQVSLILGLAIGLALVVLVFLWAKEPDYRPLGRMETDQLVSTLDFLDQHKFTYKVEGNTVSVPDGDYQKIKLAMTRAGLSSNQESDNGDDILMKDMGFGVSQRLEQERLKFSREKQLASAIEQLRAVKRARVLLAIPKESVFLRERQKPSATVVLALSNGLTLKQEEVDSIVDMVASAVHGLSPDKVTVTDQNGRLLNSGSQNAMAAESRKELELETAREKQYMDKVDSIMIPVVGLDNYTAQVDVSMNFTAVEQTQKRYNPDQPAVRSEMDVKENRGGSTAGGVPGALSNQPPVDSQIPEDATNTKANTVQTPGSSRSESTKNYELDTTISHTRQQVGTIDRMTVSVAVDYKKQVGADGKVTEVPRSADELASIKKLLMAGLGLDPTRGDSLEVLSVPFARPDTGLDEPIPFYQTGWFARLAKVLAGALIIIVLIFVVVRPLLKRLLGGNAQDTDLALAGDMGMGGGGDALESFSGMDGEDALAPGITMVGGVQLPDLRKDEEVLKAIRALVANEPELSAQVVKGWLTDDGK
- the fliJ gene encoding flagellar export protein FliJ codes for the protein MSKSLELVFDQRKDTEDKALAQLAQAREALAALQGKINTLQRYRNDYLREMQQKAGSGLNAVNMVHYQNFVARLDSGLDDLQGQLVQHQQAVASRENDWRIARQETKAIALLLERKQQEANLQAQRREQRELDDLVNRKVGTPIA
- a CDS encoding flagellar hook-length control protein FliK: MQVSALTQHNAAADNSSKTKEKGNDHFANLFGKAMDNGGKSVPAARHEKAAEAQQAHQQRKKAEQAKSDHDKADAADKADAGDKAKAADKAKDAAQSEKTPVKGEKSEHGLQEAKAKHDSKTHAKDKDGKGEHAKKKGEDGDALINLVAFAQTQLNDDKKTSDKDGDEMLAHSASPHSGKAAVLQALVKGAGKGDADAKGDDDKDASLDGDGKALKGKADGDGDKDAKKLAQSDDKPLFIKDAAGNWVEVKAADDKAKAAASAQLADEQDSKTPQGEALLSGLKAKTAADKDKAESSAKSSQAMTALLQGRAAKAANQDQDDANAVSDVDGKTDKADKKKDAKVGDLSSLLAGLDGKAAGQDHKGLAPVVAGSAHPGDVSKIAAAQPQHAHGIEALAGQQPDNSAATGNNGNNQPMQNAPSPLDGPKDTSQQANADKSQLIAQNRFADALTDKIGMMLSKNLKHAHIQLDPPELGSLMIRVQVHHHDAQVQFQASHAQTREWLQDAMPKLKDMMAGQGFNLADGQVRDQANNNNGGDGRQGQWQGQNNGGFWTGDEGEVDESLPYRYTLTPDGLVDAYA
- the fliN gene encoding flagellar motor switch protein FliN, translating into MVSDDEQKLADEWAAAMSEQEEPESVELEEFSGDDDAGPELTAEEKRRLDTILDIPVTISMEVGRSKISIRNLLQLNQGSVVELDRVAGEPLDVLVNGTLIAHGEVVVVNDKFGIRLTDVISQQERIKKLK
- the fliM gene encoding flagellar motor switch protein FliM, with amino-acid sequence MSDLLSQDEIDALLHGVDEVEEEGGAGSGEPVQQYDFSSQDRIVRGRMPTLEIVNERFARHMRISLFNMMRHPAEVSINGVQTMKFGEYVHTLFVPTSLNMVRFRPLKGTALITLEARLVFILVDNFFGGDGRFHARIEGREFTPTERRIIQMLLKLVFEDYTEAWAPVMDVAFEYLDSEVNPSMANIVSPTEVIVVSSFHIELEGGGGDFHIAMPYSMLEPIRELLDAGVQSDKEDTDHRWSKALRDELMDVPVGIRAKLLETDMTLRKMMQLKAGDVIPVEMPENLTVFVEDLPTFRAQMGRSGDQVALKITEKMKRPRSAKAEMQNITRRGVRIDNISGLEELATDWEGDIDGL
- the fliG gene encoding flagellar motor switch protein FliG gives rise to the protein MANEVAEKKTFDVSKLNGIEKTAILLLSLTEEDAASILRHLEPKQVQKVGMMMASMEDFSQDKVMAVHKQFIEDIQQYSSIGFDSEDFIRKALNHALGEDKAGALIDKIILGGNAKGLESLKWMDARQVASIIQNEHPQIQTIVLSYLDPDQSAEILSQFVERDRLDLLMRIANLEEVQPAALQELNEIMEKQFAGQSGAQAAKMGGLKAAANIMNYLDTAVENQLMEGIREADEELSQQIQDLMFVFENLADVDDRAIQTLLRDIQQDTLIKALKGADDGLREKMFKNMSKRAADLMRDDLEAMGPIRLSDVEVAQKEILSIARRLSDAGEISLGGGGADEFL